Proteins found in one Etheostoma spectabile isolate EspeVRDwgs_2016 chromosome 14, UIUC_Espe_1.0, whole genome shotgun sequence genomic segment:
- the thrap3b gene encoding thyroid hormone receptor-associated protein 3b isoform X3: protein MSKAPDSPARSRSRSKSRSYSRSHSRSRSRSRSRKRRYSSRSRSRSHSPSYRNYPTRDYQNNRGGFRGYNRGYRRPFHYRGRNRGYYQRGGHYQNRGGGGGYGYKANWQGGGGGGGGGGGWHDRHHDQDHHSHSPRRGRSRSRTPKKRSGSRSRSHYSDRSSSRGSRRSRRSSFSSRSRSSTPRHRSSKGKPGTKDAKEKLESPAEKSGQAADGTAIEKVSGGKWIDYDTSPKRISPETKKEDAPTSPPEEGKGSASGGPLWKTIGTVTPPAKSPTKSGQTASFSGFGFFSKEDAKCGDKTVISAAFKKFLAENKSRKMAAEKENGRDKEESQTDGELEKGNKSGDLFNTSSTSFSDSKEDKTMPFFDAGEEEFLKSHGLKERDMEEEGEVKTTLTARDIFGKWGDEPSYSTSYSSVKEKTRRDTEEAEPVDHIEEELYRSRKHNSKKEEKSKKKEKKEKEKSRRSPSPLPTAREKERPLFPGAFPFREESPVRHLSASRDDFELKISSLDEMPSSSQSKERLMPRELLKPTKKDTEFRSIFQHIQSAQLRRSPSELFAQHIVSIVHYIKAQHFQSSDMSLSERFAMYQRKAAEVEMMKPRKSPEIHRRIDVSPSVFKRHSQLFEDMEETSYKDPSKKFKGDVMDLRLDIERRKRFGGKEYKREGGRSPGGSRGPSRERSSEKSGKHHKKSKKGKKKRDRSPSSSSSSSSPSPCPPPFRGKEFMGGEGMEQLEEGYSHSRYPPRDYSGPGDRGPRDYEGHNTERGRGRGFHDDRDGEKTWVDNRGRGRGSFPPRRGRFVYRKGGSSPKWTHDMFQGGEGGEPGDDTIEVARKETKNPGEAAAAAQKQ, encoded by the exons ATGTCCAAGGCTCCAGATTCTCCAGCTCGGTCCCGCTCCAGGTCCAAATCCAGATCTTACTCCAGATCTCACTCTAGGAGCCGCTCCCGCTCAAGATCCAGAAAACGTCGCTATAG TTCCAGGTCTCGTTCCCGCTCTCACTCTCCGTCCTACAGAAACTATCCTACCAGGGACTATCAGAACAACAGAGGTGGGTTCAGAGGCTACAACCGAGGCTATCGGAGGCCCTTCCACTACCGTGGCAGAAACCGAGGCTATTACCAACGTGGTGGTCATTACCAGAACCGAGGAGGCGGCGGCGGCTATGGCTATAAGGCCAATTggcaggggggtgggggtggtggtggtggtggtggaggctGGCACGATCGCCACCATGACCAGGACCACCACTCACACAGCCCCAGGAGGGGGCGATCACGCTCCCGCACACCCAAGAAGCGCTCAGGCAGCCGGAGCCGCTCTCACTACTCTGACCGCTCGTCTTCGCGAGGATCTCGGCGCTCTAGGCGCTCCAGCTTCTCCTCGCGGTCCCGTTCCTCAACACCACGTCATCGCAGCAGCAAGGGCAAGCCTGGCACCAAGGATGCTAAGGAAAAGTTAGAAAGTCCagcggagaaatcaggccagGCAGCAGACGGCACTGCCATCGAGAAAGTATCTGGAGGTAAATGGATTGACTATGACACCAGCCCTAAACGAATCAGCCCAGAAACTAAAAAGGAGGATGCTCCCACTAGTCCTCCTGAGGAAGGCAAAGGATCAGCGAGTGGCGGTCCTCTGTGGAAAACTATCGGCACCGTGACTCCTCCAGCAAAGAGCCCCACAAAGTCTGGACAAACGGCCTCCTTCAGTGGCTTTGGGTTCTTCTCAAAGGAAGACGCCAAATGTGGAGATAAGACTGTGATCTCTGCTGCCTTCAAAAA GTTCTTGGCTGAGAACAAAAGCAGAAAGATGGCTGCTGAAAAGGAGAATGGTCGCGATAAAGAGGAGAGCCAAACAGATGGAGAACTAGAGAAAGGGAACAAGTCTGGAGACCTTTTCAACACCTCGTCCACTTCTTTCAGCGACTCCAAGGAAGACAAGACCATGCCTTTCTTTGATGCTGGAGAAGAGGAGTTCCTGAAGTCTCACGGGCTGAAAGAGAGGGACATGGAAGAGGAGGGTGAAGTCAAAACAACCCTCACAGCTCGCGACATTTTCGGGAAATGGGGGGATGAGCCAAGCTATTCAACGTCCTACTCGTCAGTTAAAGAGAAAACCCGAAGAGATACCGAAGAGGCAGAGCCCGTAGATCATATCGAGGAGGAGTTGTACCGAAGCCGCAAGCACAACTCCAAGAAGGaggagaagtccaagaagaaggagaagaaagaaaaggagaagtcCAGAAGGAGTCCGTCCCCTCTTCCAACTGCCAGAGAGAAGGAGCGGCCACTGTTTCCTGGAGCTTTCCCTTTTCGTGAGGAGTCACCTGTACGACATCTGTCTGCGTCAAGGGACGACTTTGAGCTCAAAATCAGTTCTTTAGATGAAATGCCCAG CTCTTCCCAGTCTAAAGAACGCCTCATGCCCCGAGAACTACTGAAGCCCACTAAGAAAGATACAGAGTTTCGTTCCATTTTCCAGCACATTCAGTCAGCCCAGCTCCGTCGCAGCCCCTCTGAGCTGTTTGCTCAGCACATAGTCTCAATCGTGCACTACATCAAAG cTCAACACTTCCAATCCTCAGACATGAGTCTAAGTGAGCGCTTTGCCATGTACCAAAGAAAAGCTGCAGAGGTAGAAATGATGAAGCCAAGAAAGAGCCCAGAAATCCACAG GAGAATCGATGTTTCCCCAAGTGTCTTTAAGAGGCACTCTCAGCTGTTTGAGGATATGGAGGAAACGAGCTACAAG GATCCAAGTAAAAAGTTCAAAGGCGACGTGATGGACCTTCGTCTGGATATTGAAAGACGTAAGAGGTTTGGTGGGAAGGAGTACAAGCGTGAAGGAGGCAGGAGCCCTGGAGGCTCCCGAGGACCCAGCAGAGAGAGGTCCTCTGAGAAATCTGGGAAACACCACAAGAAATCCAA GAAGGGTAAGAAGAAACGGGATCGCtctccatcctcctcttcctcctcatcctctccaTCCCCTTGTCCTCCACCTTTCAGAGGTAAAGAGTTCATGGGAGGAGAGGGGATGGAGCAATTGGAGGAGGGCTACAGTCACTCACGTTATCCTCCACGGGACTACAGTGGGCCCGGAGACAGAGGCCCTCGAGATTATGAGGGccacaacacagagagaggccgaggccgTGGATTT CATGATGATCGGGATGGTGAGAAAACCTGGGTAGACAACCGTGGAAGAGGCCGGGGCTCCTTCCCGCCTCGTCGGGGACGCTTCGTCTACCGTAAGGGGGGCAGCAGCCCGAAGTGGACCCATGACATGTTCcagggaggagaagggggggagCCAGGAGATGACACCATAGAAGTAGCCCGTAAAGAAACCAAGAACCCCGGAGAAGCCGCCGCCGCCGCTCAGAAGCAGTAG
- the eva1bb gene encoding eva-1 homolog Bb, with amino-acid sequence MEPIKRDMELLSNSMATYAHVKANPESFALYFMMGVCFGLLMALCLLVAGIACRTRRHRRPPPSPERRQLKESSEEEEDEDEEGIAEEDGEEAEIPKVTMGPTSDRSSQSNGTLRNVNVFASAEELEKARRLEERERIVREIWRNGQPDILVTGTGTIGRVHYH; translated from the exons ATGGAGCCTATTAAGAGAGACATGGAGCTGCTTAGTAACAGCATGGCTACCTACGCCCACGTCAAAG CCAATCCAGAGAGCTTCGCCCTCTACTTCATGATGGGCGTCTGTTTCGGCCTGCTCATGGCACTGTGCCTCCTGGTGGCCGGCATCGCCTGCAGGACTCGCCGCCATAGAAGACCTCCCCCTTCCCCTGAAAGGAGACAGCTGAAGGAGTccagtgaggaagaggaggatgaggatgaggagggcATCGCAGAGGAAGATGGGGAAGAGGCGGAGATCCCTAAAGTGACAATGGGGCCCACGAGTGATCGCAGCAGCCAGTCTAACGGGACTCTGAGGAACGTGAATGTGTTTGCGTCAGCTGAGGAGCTGGAGAAGGCCCGACGTCTGGAAGAGAGAGAACGAATAGTCAGGGAGATCTGGAGGAATGGGCAGCCGGACATTCTGGTCACAGGGACAGGGACTATTGGACGAGTGCATTACCACTAA
- the thrap3b gene encoding thyroid hormone receptor-associated protein 3b isoform X4, with translation MSKAPDSPARSRSRSKSRSYSRSHSRSRSRSRSRKRRYSSRSRSRSHSPSYRNYPTRDYQNNRGGFRGYNRGYRRPFHYRGRNRGYYQRGGHYQNRGGGGGYGYKANWQGGGGGGGGGGGWHDRHHDQDHHSHSPRRGRSRSRTPKKRSGSRSRSHYSDRSSSRGSRRSRRSSFSSRSRSSTPRHRSSKGKPGTKDAKEKLESPAEKSGQAADGTAIEKVSGGKWIDYDTSPKRISPETKKEDAPTSPPEEGKGSASGGPLWKTIGTVTPPAKSPTKSGQTASFSGFGFFSKEDAKCGDKTVISAAFKKFLAENKSRKMAAEKENGRDKEESQTDGELEKGNKSGDLFNTSSTSFSDSKEDKTMPFFDAGEEEFLKSHGLKERDMEEEGEVKTTLTARDIFGKWGDEPSYSTSYSSVKEKTRRDTEEAEPVDHIEEELYRSRKHNSKKEEKSKKKEKKEKEKSRRSPSPLPTAREKERPLFPGAFPFREESPVRHLSASRDDFELKISSLDEMPSSSQSKERLMPRELLKPTKKDTEFRSIFQHIQSAQLRRSPSELFAQHIVSIVHYIKAQHFQSSDMSLSERFAMYQRKAAEVEMMKPRKSPEIHRRIDVSPSVFKRHSQLFEDMEETSYKDPSKKFKGDVMDLRLDIERRKRFGGKEYKREGGRSPGGSRGPSRERSSEKSGKHHKKSKKGKKKRDRSPSSSSSSSSPSPCPPPFRGKEFMGGEGMEQLEEGYSHSRYPPRDYSGPGDRGPRDYEGHNTERGRGRGFFPRVRGRGWNRGNYPGNNSNGNPANMNPAVRPPEEEWDPEYTPKSRKYYLRSDEVEVPL, from the exons ATGTCCAAGGCTCCAGATTCTCCAGCTCGGTCCCGCTCCAGGTCCAAATCCAGATCTTACTCCAGATCTCACTCTAGGAGCCGCTCCCGCTCAAGATCCAGAAAACGTCGCTATAG TTCCAGGTCTCGTTCCCGCTCTCACTCTCCGTCCTACAGAAACTATCCTACCAGGGACTATCAGAACAACAGAGGTGGGTTCAGAGGCTACAACCGAGGCTATCGGAGGCCCTTCCACTACCGTGGCAGAAACCGAGGCTATTACCAACGTGGTGGTCATTACCAGAACCGAGGAGGCGGCGGCGGCTATGGCTATAAGGCCAATTggcaggggggtgggggtggtggtggtggtggtggaggctGGCACGATCGCCACCATGACCAGGACCACCACTCACACAGCCCCAGGAGGGGGCGATCACGCTCCCGCACACCCAAGAAGCGCTCAGGCAGCCGGAGCCGCTCTCACTACTCTGACCGCTCGTCTTCGCGAGGATCTCGGCGCTCTAGGCGCTCCAGCTTCTCCTCGCGGTCCCGTTCCTCAACACCACGTCATCGCAGCAGCAAGGGCAAGCCTGGCACCAAGGATGCTAAGGAAAAGTTAGAAAGTCCagcggagaaatcaggccagGCAGCAGACGGCACTGCCATCGAGAAAGTATCTGGAGGTAAATGGATTGACTATGACACCAGCCCTAAACGAATCAGCCCAGAAACTAAAAAGGAGGATGCTCCCACTAGTCCTCCTGAGGAAGGCAAAGGATCAGCGAGTGGCGGTCCTCTGTGGAAAACTATCGGCACCGTGACTCCTCCAGCAAAGAGCCCCACAAAGTCTGGACAAACGGCCTCCTTCAGTGGCTTTGGGTTCTTCTCAAAGGAAGACGCCAAATGTGGAGATAAGACTGTGATCTCTGCTGCCTTCAAAAA GTTCTTGGCTGAGAACAAAAGCAGAAAGATGGCTGCTGAAAAGGAGAATGGTCGCGATAAAGAGGAGAGCCAAACAGATGGAGAACTAGAGAAAGGGAACAAGTCTGGAGACCTTTTCAACACCTCGTCCACTTCTTTCAGCGACTCCAAGGAAGACAAGACCATGCCTTTCTTTGATGCTGGAGAAGAGGAGTTCCTGAAGTCTCACGGGCTGAAAGAGAGGGACATGGAAGAGGAGGGTGAAGTCAAAACAACCCTCACAGCTCGCGACATTTTCGGGAAATGGGGGGATGAGCCAAGCTATTCAACGTCCTACTCGTCAGTTAAAGAGAAAACCCGAAGAGATACCGAAGAGGCAGAGCCCGTAGATCATATCGAGGAGGAGTTGTACCGAAGCCGCAAGCACAACTCCAAGAAGGaggagaagtccaagaagaaggagaagaaagaaaaggagaagtcCAGAAGGAGTCCGTCCCCTCTTCCAACTGCCAGAGAGAAGGAGCGGCCACTGTTTCCTGGAGCTTTCCCTTTTCGTGAGGAGTCACCTGTACGACATCTGTCTGCGTCAAGGGACGACTTTGAGCTCAAAATCAGTTCTTTAGATGAAATGCCCAG CTCTTCCCAGTCTAAAGAACGCCTCATGCCCCGAGAACTACTGAAGCCCACTAAGAAAGATACAGAGTTTCGTTCCATTTTCCAGCACATTCAGTCAGCCCAGCTCCGTCGCAGCCCCTCTGAGCTGTTTGCTCAGCACATAGTCTCAATCGTGCACTACATCAAAG cTCAACACTTCCAATCCTCAGACATGAGTCTAAGTGAGCGCTTTGCCATGTACCAAAGAAAAGCTGCAGAGGTAGAAATGATGAAGCCAAGAAAGAGCCCAGAAATCCACAG GAGAATCGATGTTTCCCCAAGTGTCTTTAAGAGGCACTCTCAGCTGTTTGAGGATATGGAGGAAACGAGCTACAAG GATCCAAGTAAAAAGTTCAAAGGCGACGTGATGGACCTTCGTCTGGATATTGAAAGACGTAAGAGGTTTGGTGGGAAGGAGTACAAGCGTGAAGGAGGCAGGAGCCCTGGAGGCTCCCGAGGACCCAGCAGAGAGAGGTCCTCTGAGAAATCTGGGAAACACCACAAGAAATCCAA GAAGGGTAAGAAGAAACGGGATCGCtctccatcctcctcttcctcctcatcctctccaTCCCCTTGTCCTCCACCTTTCAGAGGTAAAGAGTTCATGGGAGGAGAGGGGATGGAGCAATTGGAGGAGGGCTACAGTCACTCACGTTATCCTCCACGGGACTACAGTGGGCCCGGAGACAGAGGCCCTCGAGATTATGAGGGccacaacacagagagaggccgaggccgTGGATTT TTCCCCAGAGTCAGAGGGAGAGGGTGGAACAGGGGCAATTATCCAGGCAACAACAGCAATGGAAACCCTGCCAATATGAATCCTGCAGTGCGCCCTCCCGAGGAGGAGTGGGACCCTGAATACACTCCCAAGAGCAGGAAGTATTACCTG AGATCGGATGAGGTGGAGGTCCCTTTGTAA
- the thrap3b gene encoding thyroid hormone receptor-associated protein 3b isoform X2: MKRCKSSRSRSRSHSPSYRNYPTRDYQNNRGGFRGYNRGYRRPFHYRGRNRGYYQRGGHYQNRGGGGGYGYKANWQGGGGGGGGGGGWHDRHHDQDHHSHSPRRGRSRSRTPKKRSGSRSRSHYSDRSSSRGSRRSRRSSFSSRSRSSTPRHRSSKGKPGTKDAKEKLESPAEKSGQAADGTAIEKVSGGKWIDYDTSPKRISPETKKEDAPTSPPEEGKGSASGGPLWKTIGTVTPPAKSPTKSGQTASFSGFGFFSKEDAKCGDKTVISAAFKKFLAENKSRKMAAEKENGRDKEESQTDGELEKGNKSGDLFNTSSTSFSDSKEDKTMPFFDAGEEEFLKSHGLKERDMEEEGEVKTTLTARDIFGKWGDEPSYSTSYSSVKEKTRRDTEEAEPVDHIEEELYRSRKHNSKKEEKSKKKEKKEKEKSRRSPSPLPTAREKERPLFPGAFPFREESPVRHLSASRDDFELKISSLDEMPSSSQSKERLMPRELLKPTKKDTEFRSIFQHIQSAQLRRSPSELFAQHIVSIVHYIKAQHFQSSDMSLSERFAMYQRKAAEVEMMKPRKSPEIHRRIDVSPSVFKRHSQLFEDMEETSYKDPSKKFKGDVMDLRLDIERRKRFGGKEYKREGGRSPGGSRGPSRERSSEKSGKHHKKSKKGKKKRDRSPSSSSSSSSPSPCPPPFRGKEFMGGEGMEQLEEGYSHSRYPPRDYSGPGDRGPRDYEGHNTERGRGRGFFPRVRGRGWNRGNYPGNNSNGNPANMNPAVRPPEEEWDPEYTPKSRKYYLHDDRDGEKTWVDNRGRGRGSFPPRRGRFVYRKGGSSPKWTHDMFQGGEGGEPGDDTIEVARKETKNPGEAAAAAQKQ, from the exons ATGAAAAGGTGCAAAAG TTCCAGGTCTCGTTCCCGCTCTCACTCTCCGTCCTACAGAAACTATCCTACCAGGGACTATCAGAACAACAGAGGTGGGTTCAGAGGCTACAACCGAGGCTATCGGAGGCCCTTCCACTACCGTGGCAGAAACCGAGGCTATTACCAACGTGGTGGTCATTACCAGAACCGAGGAGGCGGCGGCGGCTATGGCTATAAGGCCAATTggcaggggggtgggggtggtggtggtggtggtggaggctGGCACGATCGCCACCATGACCAGGACCACCACTCACACAGCCCCAGGAGGGGGCGATCACGCTCCCGCACACCCAAGAAGCGCTCAGGCAGCCGGAGCCGCTCTCACTACTCTGACCGCTCGTCTTCGCGAGGATCTCGGCGCTCTAGGCGCTCCAGCTTCTCCTCGCGGTCCCGTTCCTCAACACCACGTCATCGCAGCAGCAAGGGCAAGCCTGGCACCAAGGATGCTAAGGAAAAGTTAGAAAGTCCagcggagaaatcaggccagGCAGCAGACGGCACTGCCATCGAGAAAGTATCTGGAGGTAAATGGATTGACTATGACACCAGCCCTAAACGAATCAGCCCAGAAACTAAAAAGGAGGATGCTCCCACTAGTCCTCCTGAGGAAGGCAAAGGATCAGCGAGTGGCGGTCCTCTGTGGAAAACTATCGGCACCGTGACTCCTCCAGCAAAGAGCCCCACAAAGTCTGGACAAACGGCCTCCTTCAGTGGCTTTGGGTTCTTCTCAAAGGAAGACGCCAAATGTGGAGATAAGACTGTGATCTCTGCTGCCTTCAAAAA GTTCTTGGCTGAGAACAAAAGCAGAAAGATGGCTGCTGAAAAGGAGAATGGTCGCGATAAAGAGGAGAGCCAAACAGATGGAGAACTAGAGAAAGGGAACAAGTCTGGAGACCTTTTCAACACCTCGTCCACTTCTTTCAGCGACTCCAAGGAAGACAAGACCATGCCTTTCTTTGATGCTGGAGAAGAGGAGTTCCTGAAGTCTCACGGGCTGAAAGAGAGGGACATGGAAGAGGAGGGTGAAGTCAAAACAACCCTCACAGCTCGCGACATTTTCGGGAAATGGGGGGATGAGCCAAGCTATTCAACGTCCTACTCGTCAGTTAAAGAGAAAACCCGAAGAGATACCGAAGAGGCAGAGCCCGTAGATCATATCGAGGAGGAGTTGTACCGAAGCCGCAAGCACAACTCCAAGAAGGaggagaagtccaagaagaaggagaagaaagaaaaggagaagtcCAGAAGGAGTCCGTCCCCTCTTCCAACTGCCAGAGAGAAGGAGCGGCCACTGTTTCCTGGAGCTTTCCCTTTTCGTGAGGAGTCACCTGTACGACATCTGTCTGCGTCAAGGGACGACTTTGAGCTCAAAATCAGTTCTTTAGATGAAATGCCCAG CTCTTCCCAGTCTAAAGAACGCCTCATGCCCCGAGAACTACTGAAGCCCACTAAGAAAGATACAGAGTTTCGTTCCATTTTCCAGCACATTCAGTCAGCCCAGCTCCGTCGCAGCCCCTCTGAGCTGTTTGCTCAGCACATAGTCTCAATCGTGCACTACATCAAAG cTCAACACTTCCAATCCTCAGACATGAGTCTAAGTGAGCGCTTTGCCATGTACCAAAGAAAAGCTGCAGAGGTAGAAATGATGAAGCCAAGAAAGAGCCCAGAAATCCACAG GAGAATCGATGTTTCCCCAAGTGTCTTTAAGAGGCACTCTCAGCTGTTTGAGGATATGGAGGAAACGAGCTACAAG GATCCAAGTAAAAAGTTCAAAGGCGACGTGATGGACCTTCGTCTGGATATTGAAAGACGTAAGAGGTTTGGTGGGAAGGAGTACAAGCGTGAAGGAGGCAGGAGCCCTGGAGGCTCCCGAGGACCCAGCAGAGAGAGGTCCTCTGAGAAATCTGGGAAACACCACAAGAAATCCAA GAAGGGTAAGAAGAAACGGGATCGCtctccatcctcctcttcctcctcatcctctccaTCCCCTTGTCCTCCACCTTTCAGAGGTAAAGAGTTCATGGGAGGAGAGGGGATGGAGCAATTGGAGGAGGGCTACAGTCACTCACGTTATCCTCCACGGGACTACAGTGGGCCCGGAGACAGAGGCCCTCGAGATTATGAGGGccacaacacagagagaggccgaggccgTGGATTT TTCCCCAGAGTCAGAGGGAGAGGGTGGAACAGGGGCAATTATCCAGGCAACAACAGCAATGGAAACCCTGCCAATATGAATCCTGCAGTGCGCCCTCCCGAGGAGGAGTGGGACCCTGAATACACTCCCAAGAGCAGGAAGTATTACCTG CATGATGATCGGGATGGTGAGAAAACCTGGGTAGACAACCGTGGAAGAGGCCGGGGCTCCTTCCCGCCTCGTCGGGGACGCTTCGTCTACCGTAAGGGGGGCAGCAGCCCGAAGTGGACCCATGACATGTTCcagggaggagaagggggggagCCAGGAGATGACACCATAGAAGTAGCCCGTAAAGAAACCAAGAACCCCGGAGAAGCCGCCGCCGCCGCTCAGAAGCAGTAG
- the thrap3b gene encoding thyroid hormone receptor-associated protein 3b isoform X1, whose product MSKAPDSPARSRSRSKSRSYSRSHSRSRSRSRSRKRRYSSRSRSRSHSPSYRNYPTRDYQNNRGGFRGYNRGYRRPFHYRGRNRGYYQRGGHYQNRGGGGGYGYKANWQGGGGGGGGGGGWHDRHHDQDHHSHSPRRGRSRSRTPKKRSGSRSRSHYSDRSSSRGSRRSRRSSFSSRSRSSTPRHRSSKGKPGTKDAKEKLESPAEKSGQAADGTAIEKVSGGKWIDYDTSPKRISPETKKEDAPTSPPEEGKGSASGGPLWKTIGTVTPPAKSPTKSGQTASFSGFGFFSKEDAKCGDKTVISAAFKKFLAENKSRKMAAEKENGRDKEESQTDGELEKGNKSGDLFNTSSTSFSDSKEDKTMPFFDAGEEEFLKSHGLKERDMEEEGEVKTTLTARDIFGKWGDEPSYSTSYSSVKEKTRRDTEEAEPVDHIEEELYRSRKHNSKKEEKSKKKEKKEKEKSRRSPSPLPTAREKERPLFPGAFPFREESPVRHLSASRDDFELKISSLDEMPSSSQSKERLMPRELLKPTKKDTEFRSIFQHIQSAQLRRSPSELFAQHIVSIVHYIKAQHFQSSDMSLSERFAMYQRKAAEVEMMKPRKSPEIHRRIDVSPSVFKRHSQLFEDMEETSYKDPSKKFKGDVMDLRLDIERRKRFGGKEYKREGGRSPGGSRGPSRERSSEKSGKHHKKSKKGKKKRDRSPSSSSSSSSPSPCPPPFRGKEFMGGEGMEQLEEGYSHSRYPPRDYSGPGDRGPRDYEGHNTERGRGRGFFPRVRGRGWNRGNYPGNNSNGNPANMNPAVRPPEEEWDPEYTPKSRKYYLHDDRDGEKTWVDNRGRGRGSFPPRRGRFVYRKGGSSPKWTHDMFQGGEGGEPGDDTIEVARKETKNPGEAAAAAQKQ is encoded by the exons ATGTCCAAGGCTCCAGATTCTCCAGCTCGGTCCCGCTCCAGGTCCAAATCCAGATCTTACTCCAGATCTCACTCTAGGAGCCGCTCCCGCTCAAGATCCAGAAAACGTCGCTATAG TTCCAGGTCTCGTTCCCGCTCTCACTCTCCGTCCTACAGAAACTATCCTACCAGGGACTATCAGAACAACAGAGGTGGGTTCAGAGGCTACAACCGAGGCTATCGGAGGCCCTTCCACTACCGTGGCAGAAACCGAGGCTATTACCAACGTGGTGGTCATTACCAGAACCGAGGAGGCGGCGGCGGCTATGGCTATAAGGCCAATTggcaggggggtgggggtggtggtggtggtggtggaggctGGCACGATCGCCACCATGACCAGGACCACCACTCACACAGCCCCAGGAGGGGGCGATCACGCTCCCGCACACCCAAGAAGCGCTCAGGCAGCCGGAGCCGCTCTCACTACTCTGACCGCTCGTCTTCGCGAGGATCTCGGCGCTCTAGGCGCTCCAGCTTCTCCTCGCGGTCCCGTTCCTCAACACCACGTCATCGCAGCAGCAAGGGCAAGCCTGGCACCAAGGATGCTAAGGAAAAGTTAGAAAGTCCagcggagaaatcaggccagGCAGCAGACGGCACTGCCATCGAGAAAGTATCTGGAGGTAAATGGATTGACTATGACACCAGCCCTAAACGAATCAGCCCAGAAACTAAAAAGGAGGATGCTCCCACTAGTCCTCCTGAGGAAGGCAAAGGATCAGCGAGTGGCGGTCCTCTGTGGAAAACTATCGGCACCGTGACTCCTCCAGCAAAGAGCCCCACAAAGTCTGGACAAACGGCCTCCTTCAGTGGCTTTGGGTTCTTCTCAAAGGAAGACGCCAAATGTGGAGATAAGACTGTGATCTCTGCTGCCTTCAAAAA GTTCTTGGCTGAGAACAAAAGCAGAAAGATGGCTGCTGAAAAGGAGAATGGTCGCGATAAAGAGGAGAGCCAAACAGATGGAGAACTAGAGAAAGGGAACAAGTCTGGAGACCTTTTCAACACCTCGTCCACTTCTTTCAGCGACTCCAAGGAAGACAAGACCATGCCTTTCTTTGATGCTGGAGAAGAGGAGTTCCTGAAGTCTCACGGGCTGAAAGAGAGGGACATGGAAGAGGAGGGTGAAGTCAAAACAACCCTCACAGCTCGCGACATTTTCGGGAAATGGGGGGATGAGCCAAGCTATTCAACGTCCTACTCGTCAGTTAAAGAGAAAACCCGAAGAGATACCGAAGAGGCAGAGCCCGTAGATCATATCGAGGAGGAGTTGTACCGAAGCCGCAAGCACAACTCCAAGAAGGaggagaagtccaagaagaaggagaagaaagaaaaggagaagtcCAGAAGGAGTCCGTCCCCTCTTCCAACTGCCAGAGAGAAGGAGCGGCCACTGTTTCCTGGAGCTTTCCCTTTTCGTGAGGAGTCACCTGTACGACATCTGTCTGCGTCAAGGGACGACTTTGAGCTCAAAATCAGTTCTTTAGATGAAATGCCCAG CTCTTCCCAGTCTAAAGAACGCCTCATGCCCCGAGAACTACTGAAGCCCACTAAGAAAGATACAGAGTTTCGTTCCATTTTCCAGCACATTCAGTCAGCCCAGCTCCGTCGCAGCCCCTCTGAGCTGTTTGCTCAGCACATAGTCTCAATCGTGCACTACATCAAAG cTCAACACTTCCAATCCTCAGACATGAGTCTAAGTGAGCGCTTTGCCATGTACCAAAGAAAAGCTGCAGAGGTAGAAATGATGAAGCCAAGAAAGAGCCCAGAAATCCACAG GAGAATCGATGTTTCCCCAAGTGTCTTTAAGAGGCACTCTCAGCTGTTTGAGGATATGGAGGAAACGAGCTACAAG GATCCAAGTAAAAAGTTCAAAGGCGACGTGATGGACCTTCGTCTGGATATTGAAAGACGTAAGAGGTTTGGTGGGAAGGAGTACAAGCGTGAAGGAGGCAGGAGCCCTGGAGGCTCCCGAGGACCCAGCAGAGAGAGGTCCTCTGAGAAATCTGGGAAACACCACAAGAAATCCAA GAAGGGTAAGAAGAAACGGGATCGCtctccatcctcctcttcctcctcatcctctccaTCCCCTTGTCCTCCACCTTTCAGAGGTAAAGAGTTCATGGGAGGAGAGGGGATGGAGCAATTGGAGGAGGGCTACAGTCACTCACGTTATCCTCCACGGGACTACAGTGGGCCCGGAGACAGAGGCCCTCGAGATTATGAGGGccacaacacagagagaggccgaggccgTGGATTT TTCCCCAGAGTCAGAGGGAGAGGGTGGAACAGGGGCAATTATCCAGGCAACAACAGCAATGGAAACCCTGCCAATATGAATCCTGCAGTGCGCCCTCCCGAGGAGGAGTGGGACCCTGAATACACTCCCAAGAGCAGGAAGTATTACCTG CATGATGATCGGGATGGTGAGAAAACCTGGGTAGACAACCGTGGAAGAGGCCGGGGCTCCTTCCCGCCTCGTCGGGGACGCTTCGTCTACCGTAAGGGGGGCAGCAGCCCGAAGTGGACCCATGACATGTTCcagggaggagaagggggggagCCAGGAGATGACACCATAGAAGTAGCCCGTAAAGAAACCAAGAACCCCGGAGAAGCCGCCGCCGCCGCTCAGAAGCAGTAG